A stretch of Fusarium poae strain DAOMC 252244 chromosome 2, whole genome shotgun sequence DNA encodes these proteins:
- a CDS encoding hypothetical protein (SECRETED:SignalP(1-17)) yields the protein MFILLVTQVLVLEESNSRDINPTESIPKLASLSCVTGRWNKNMGRVPTSQILQLLQNYFTAFQLYGIWGFVVISEQINADSYQSPMTLNPNHNDACSNLAALTPPSIHQQQRLLRYSLGEATKDIINLSMFAT from the exons ATGTTCATTCTGCTTGTCACTCAGGTTTTGGTGCTGGAAGAATCAAACTCACGCGACATCAACCCAACT GAGAGTATCCCGAAACTTGCTTCATTGAGCTGCGTTACTGGTCGCTGGAATAAGAATATGGGTCGCGTGCCTACATCGCAGATCCTTCAGTTACTCCAGAACTACTTTACTGCGTTCCAGCTCTACGGAATCTGGGGTTTTGTGGTGATCTCTGAGCAGATAAATGCCGACAGCTATCAGTCCCCAATGACCTTGAACCCAAACCACAACGACGCGTGTTCCAATCTTGCCGCCCTCACACCACCTTCCATTCACCAGCAACAGCGGCTCCTCCGCTACAGCCTTGGCGAAGCAACTAAGGATATCATCAACTTGTCAATGTTTGCTACATGA
- a CDS encoding hypothetical protein (BUSCO:5918at5125) — protein MSSTKECGSALRNGHYASILLSKAGSAESQPAPSSTSGSVSDPAPVAGALVKAFVTQLISSGSGSGPASETSTDIPQVLSVGLAALNAFLQVNVTGPVLPESATLSSYFTKEWASAQPDDTQKSHAHLHKACLNYLEVDGVSPYAYIPHLELFALARFILTQELKSTNGIVNILSEEQSRKCSLVWTRLRVDVWHYKLLTQPSLGHGSNFARSSQWSDVPSLATKIVGGIESVRAQILGEDVWASDSDTWSHDDKVQFLVEAANNYILLGRDDKAKEALKEASQTSGLEYALSGALGKRTKFQENSISQLVVLAKSSAKQQSDSTEEEAKPDALQLNDDTLHEEIQFSKEENVEDKKASLPAALADLSPDDQPQLSPLDQIILLTEATLKDAFSPIDTLTSAEVLPYAVRVIGDKSTNWQIYTHALLVRSRIEVHRSRTIERGVLQLQAVADQVLTDTTAEAQQKAETKEQNSEADAPAIQITAPDQAPAPIQSKPTSFLPAPKVSESAPAHVRLEYIHAICSPPRWHLESELAYAWAGIGSLASALEIFKRLRLWAEVALCLASAAASEDEDGRGSGGEEKAKGIIRWRLFHRTGENSPTDPDDENIGDDVTLLKAADFSGPEREPSPPNAPRLFCILGDIENDPSYYERAWEISKHRFARAQKSLGEYYLQNKEWEKAREAYKKATAVNRLSPEMWSRLGDISLRLGQFRNAAEAFNRSIGSASDTAGGEDARTWSNLGSSLWSLYCEVVAEQKNNPTATREQSAPAPAEDEEDDVALASPSKPSDRDPATLLSQSLTAYKRGASISHDNWRIWDNVLTLASRVQPPAIADMVVALTHIIRIRKTEDALDADVLGALLQDAVLSVEKTPNTGVYDPPRGTPERLVMRLFEEEVVPLITKRSELWTLVSRLRAWRRDYAGSIDAAERAWRAVIGQSGSGLLPGAAATTEDEARDWTVDEGAWTVVVQRTDELVSVYENWGPSVETIGSKWKGKARSAVRSVMGKGKERWEGSEGWKVLENLMEGLRIL, from the coding sequence ATGAGCAGTACGAAAGAGTGCGGAAGCGCTTTGCGCAATGGCCACTATGCTTCTATTCTGCTCTCAAAAGCAGGCAGTGCCGAGTCTCAACCAGCCCCGAGCTCAACCTCCGGCTCCGTATCGGACCCAGCCCCGGTTGCCGGGGCTTTGGTTAAGGCTTTCGTTACCCAGTTAATTTCTTCTGGCTCCGGATCTGGCCCGGCATCCGAGACATCGACAGATATCCCACAGGTTCTATCAGTAGGCCTTGCTGCCTTGAACGCCTTCCTCCAGGTCAATGTCACTGGTCCTGTGCTCCCCGAGTCGGCTACCCTTAGTTCCTATTTCACTAAGGAGTGGGCCAGTGCCCAGCCAGACGACACACAAAAGTCCCATGCTCATCTTCACAAGGCTTGCCTCAACTATCTTGAGGTTGATGGCGTATCGCCTTATGCTTACATCCCTCACTTGGAACTATTTGCTCTAGCACGTTTCATCCTTACACAGGAGCTAAAATCCACCAACGGTATTGTGAACATCCTCTCCGAGGAACAGTCCCGCAAATGCAGTCTTGTTTGGACACGACTTCGAGTTGACGTATGGCACTACAAGCTCTTGACACAGCCCTCTCTGGGACATGGCTCCAACTTTGCTCGAAGCTCTCAGTGGAGCGATGTTCCTTCGCTTGCAACCAAGATTGTGGGAGGTATCGAGAGTGTACGAGCCCAAATCCTAGGAGAGGATGTTTGGGCCTCAGATAGCGATACATGGAGTCACGATGACAAGGTTCAATTCCTTGTTGAAGCAGCCAATAACTACATCCTCCTGGGACGTGACGACAAAGCCAAAGAAGCTCTCAAGGAGGCTTCTCAGACAAGCGGCCTCGAGTACGCTCTCTCAGGTGCTCTCGGAAAGAGGACCAAATTCCAGGAGAACAGCATCAGCCAGCTAGTTGTTCTGGCTAAGAGCAGCGCCAAGCAACAGAGTGACAGTACGGAAGAGGAAGCCAAGCCTGATGCTCTCCAACTGAATGATGATACTCTCCATGAGGAGATCCAATTCTCGAAAGAGGAAAACGTAGAGGATAAGAAAGCCTCTCTTCCTGCGGCGCTAGCTGACCTGTCACCCGACGACCAACCCCAACTCTCACCTCTTGACCAAATCATTCTTCTCACAGAAGCTACGCTCAAGGATGCTTTCTCGCCTATCGACACCCTGACTTCAGCAGAGGTTCTACCATATGCAGTGCGAGTCATTGGAGACAAGTCAACCAACTGGCAGATTTATACTCATGCCTTGCTTGTCCGTTCTCGAATCGAGGTCCACCGTAGCCGAACTATTGAGCGAGGTGTGCTTCAGCTCCAAGCTGTGGCAGACCAGGTTCTGACCGACACAACTGCTGAAGCCCAACAAAAGGCCgagacaaaggagcagaaTTCCGAGGCGGACGCCCCAGCGATCCAAATCACTGCTCCTGATCAAGCTCCGGCACCTATTCAAAGCAAGCCAACCTCTTTCCTTCCTGCTCCTAAAGTTTCAGAATCCGCTCCCGCGCACGTGCGTCTTGAATACATTCACGCCATCTGCTCTCCTCCTCGATGGCATCTTGAGTCTGAGCTGGCCTACGCCTGGGCTGGTATTGGTTCTTTAGCCTCTGCTCTTGAGATATTCAAGCGACTCAGGTTATGGGCTGAAGTAGCACTCTGTCTCGCTAGCGCCGCAGCAtctgaggatgaagatggccGTGGCAGTGGTGGTGAAGAGAAGGCTAAAGGAATTATCAGATGGAGACTGTTCCACCGCACTGGAGAGAATTCTCCCACCGATCCAGATGATGAGAACATCGGTGACGACGTGACCCTTCTCAAGGCTGCAGATTTTTCCGGACCAGAGCGCGAGCCTTCACCACCCAACGCCCCACGACTCTTCTGTATTCTGGGTGATATAGAGAATGATCCTTCTTACTACGAGCGTGCTTGGGAGATCTCCAAGCATCGCTTCGCTCGAGCCCAAAAGTCACTTGGTGAATACTACCTCCAGAACAAGGAATGGGAGAAGGCCCGCGAGGCATACAAGAAGGCAACAGCTGTCAACCGTCTTAGCCCCGAGATGTGGAGCCGTCTTGGAGATATCAGCCTGCGCCTTGGACAGTTCCGTAATGCCGCTGAAGCTTTCAACCGTTCCATCGGATCGGCGAGTGATACAGCTGGAGGCGAGGATGCTCGAACATGGAGCAACTTGGGAAGTTCTCTTTGGAGTCTGTACTGCGAAGTTGTTGCTGAGCAAAAGAACAATCCTACCGCTACTAGGGAACAGTCTGCCCCCGCCCCcgctgaagatgaagaggacgaCGTCGCTCTTGCCTCCCCATCCAAACCCTCAGACCGTGACCCGGCCACCCTACTTAGCCAGTCTCTTACGGCTTACAAGCGAGGTGCATCCATTAGTCACGATAACTGGCGAATCTGGGATAATGTACTCACATTGGCATCGCGTGTTCAACCGCCTGCTATAGCAGATATGGTTGTTGCGCTCACACACATCATCCGCATTCGAAAAACCGAAGATGCTCTCGATGCTGACGTCCTTGGCGCACTGCTTCAAGACGCTGTGCTTTCTGTCGAGAAGACACCAAACACAGGCGTGTACGATCCACCTCGAGGAACGCCTGAGAGACTGGTAATGCGCCTATttgaggaggaggtggtACCACTTATCACAAAGCGATCAGAGCTGTGGACACTAGTCTCCCGACTTCGTGCCTGGAGAAGAGATTACGCCGGCTCTATCGACGCAGCTGAGCGAGCATGGCGCGCAGTTATCGGACAATCAGGCAGTGGTCTTCTGCCCGGCGCAGCAGCCACAACAGAAGATGAGGCTAGAGACTGGACCGTTGATGAAGGTGCTTGGACTGTCGTTGTGCAGAGAACTGATGAGTTGGTGTCAGTGTATGAAAACTGGGGCCCCTCTGTCGAAACCATCGGTAGCAAATGGAAGGGCAAGGCGAGAAGCGCAGTGAGGAGTGTGATGGGCAAAGGCAAGGAGAGATGGGAGGGAAGCGAAGGCTGGAAGGTTTTAGAAAACTTGATGGAAGGGTTGAGGATTTTATAA